The Apium graveolens cultivar Ventura chromosome 3, ASM990537v1, whole genome shotgun sequence sequence ATCGATGAACATAACATCTAAAACAAGGTTTATCCTTTTTCTGTTGCTTAGGCGCATGTGAACCATATCGACTTTGATTACATGGAGTACGCGAGGCAAAGGTTTGCACAGTATTGGTTGAGGAAGCCCCAACTTATCGCTAACAAGATTATTTCCAGCAATGTTGAAAATGGTTTTTCACAATCAACATAAGAGGGGCATCATGTATATGTTCAATAATGCACAAAATTGCATGCTTTTGATTCCCATGTTACATAGTTCAATTATGTTGCAGTAGTTTGGTGAGTCAATGTTGTTGCCTTCGTCATCTGATCTCATGTTCAGTGTTCAAAATAAATATGGAACAAGTTTGGTTTGCAAATCAATGTTTTGTAATAGTGCACGTTTAGGAAATCTTACGACTTAAAATTAATAAGTTACTTATAACtcataaatagataaatatttataaattatataagtaTTTGGATAATTTCACTTATAACTcaaaatttttttatttatataaatctaaataaataatttttacatataatcatattatttcatgaattttagattagattaatattttaaaaaatatcttttaaaactaaatataataaaaagagaaaaaatcaaaataagttgagaaaaaatacgACTTCACTAATATATAACTTATCAACTTTATAAAATTCAACTTATAAAGAGCTTATAAATCAATCAGTGACTTATATGTTGTTGCCAAAAGGACCCATAATTTTGTTAATTTACCCTTATTTTTAGTCTCAGGAGAGATGTGTGAGTTGGACTTCCATAACACCCACAAAAGATAATATTAATATGTAAGCATGTTTGACGatcaattttaaaaattaaaattactTATTTAGGATCTAAtgtataaattaaatttaaaatttataagaTGTATGTTAGTGATAAtgtatttttccttaatttattttgattttttgcttttttaataacattaatttttaaatgttaaattaatttaaaattcatgaatatatttaaaaattatttattttagttcatttaagtaaaaaacaTTCTGACTTACTAGAAAAATTATCCAATCATTTATTTAACTTATAAGGATTCATatacttatcacttataagttacttattcaatttaaatcataaattatttatttttaaattttccaAACACGCACCAAATGCAACAAAAAGCTTATATAAGTTGTTTAAAAGCGTATAACTAAGCAATTATCAACAATAAACTTACAGGAGCAACCTCAACTGTGTTCACTGTTAGCTAAGATGTCACCAAATATGTATATTAGGTAAAAATCCAACCAAACCATTAGATATCATGTATCACATCTTTTATTTTTGTTGATTCTTAATCATTAGCTAAAATATTCAGATCACATGTCAGCTTTTGaacatatttaaatatataactatacatacatatttatatttatattacatttaatatggataaaaattcttattttatatttaatatttttagcttatataatattaagtataaaaatattattttcttattaaccaaatttattaattattttgacaTACAATTGCATATTTATAAAAATAGTAATAAATCCAATATGATAAAATATAATAGAACTATacattttataatatataatagattttattcattattattttttcatatttaaatgtgttatatattttgagttttaatatttattaaattgcaattatattcAACATTTTTCAttacatttatattttatttacacTTTTATTAGATTaagtattaaataaatttattttatcatttaaaATATGTATTTGAGTATCTGAAAAATAggtaaaaataatatttttgaatatagCTAATTATTATAACTAATATCATTAAAGAACATGTGTTTGTAGGTTCAACAAAATTATAGATAATGATAATTTGGCTAATCATTTTAACTAACGTTGTTGGAGATGATATAAGCAATGACATATGGCTTGGGGTTTCCTAAAAAatgtaacttataacttaaagtTGAAAAGTATCGTGTAAGTGATAGTAACATCTTAACTTGCAAGTTATTTacgtgtttggataattttacttataactATTTGATGTGTTTAGTAATTATAACTATTAGATATATTTTATTTACGCAGCTAAACTACGACCATAGCTTATCCCTGTAAATTACAAGCACCGCTTCTTCTTAATTATTTCattatattaattataaatttataatcatttatatattaataaaatctattaaaattattatatgcttgaataataaaatttaaaaataaattaatatattaacGAGAACTCATGAATCATAAGAAGATTTAAGTTACTATTTAAGGACAGGAAGCATGGATATTAGTGCGCAAAAATAAGTTCTACAAGAAAGTTAGCATTATCTACATCCTCATTTTTTTCATTTAAGAGGTAAAAATGGGCGTTAGCTTATTTTGCCAAACATGTAAGAATCAAAACAGCATTTGGATCAAATGGAATGAATAAGTTTGAAACCCAAGTAGGTACCGCTGCACCATACTTTTGTTGCGGAGAATAACTTTATGTTAACACTAATTTGTTTGTTGGTACGTAAGACTCTAAAAGTAAGATAATTAAAAGGAGGTCAAAGGTTAACATGTAGGCATAACTTACTTCTACTCTAAGATTAATCTCTTCATTGAGTATTTATATCTATGCacaaaaaggaaaaaaaaatatgaaattacTATACAAAGAAGGAATAAGAATTAACAAGAGAACAAAGCAATTTATATCTAtatttttttctttgatttgttgtTTAATAATTTGGGGAAACATATTCTATTGTGATGGTCATAAAAAGAAGGCATAAGGAATTTGACAAAAGAGAAACCATAATAACAGGTTACTTTATAAGAAAAGCTTAACCATCACCTTCTCTTTTCGATTTTAAATGGCACCATGAAGGGCTACCTATAGTCTTCTCGCTAGAAAGTGGTAGGATAAAGGATATGCTAGCTTATTCACAAACACAAAATCTGGACTCCCCTTTATTCTCCAAAATCATCTATTAACCTTGTGTAGTGTTCAAAAGAACATAACTAGAAAGTCATTAAAGCATTGGTAGCGATGTCTATCAAAGTGAATTTGCGGTTTACATTGGATTATACATAAATTTATATTAGCTTACACTTTTCAGTAAAAGGTCTTCCTTACCCACCTCCTAAAGCTAATGAGGTCGATATTGTTAAGCTAAGTGCCCATTTGTGAGAAAGCACTTTTACTTGGCAACATTAAAAAAAACGAGAAAAAAAGAAGAGGTGCCTTTTCTTTGATCACAAAGGCTTGGTAACTAGATTACACAAACATCGAATATCGATCACTAAATTCAAGTATTAAGTTGGCAAACGTAGTGCAGGTACTTCTATTCTTATGTAAGACAACAAGGTGTTTACAATCATGAGGAAATACCGGACATGGGATGAAGGCATTCCAGAATGGAGTCTATTGCAGAATGGGAGCCTCTTGTAGCTGCAGATATTAGATGTTTTGGTGCTTCAGCTCTATCAAAATAGAAACCTCCTGGCACCAACTTTTCTTTAGGCTGTAAAGCTAGCCAGATAACAGTGTCTGCTCCTTCCTCCCTTGTTCTTAATTTTCCTGCAAACCTGTAATCAGACTTGAACttaaactcattttgattttccTCACAATTGAGGTTAGGAAGTAATTAAGAAATGTCATTACGATTCGGAGAAACTAGGCAAACTTTTAGAAACTCCAGGTGTCTCTGCCCAACCAGGGTGCATTGAATAAAAGCCAATCCCTTTGGGGCCATACGTTTCAGCCCATTTTTCTGTCAGTGCCACCTGATATTACAACACACTGATAATCAATCAAATACGAAAGAATTTTCAATGACATAGTATAATTAATCAAAAATTATGTCCCGGTTTATAGTATTGAAATCATCATTAGCGTTTTACATATTACTAAACACAGTACTCATTTTAACTTTGCCAATTTATACAGAAAGAGTACCACATCACAAAACAAATTATTTTATCACCTAGAAGGATTTTAGTTGCATTTGGTATCTGGTGTCAAAAAAAGGAATGaaaaatacaaagaaaactaGCAGGGAAAGGGAGAATAAAGGATAGTAAGTAGGCGGAAGTAGGTAATTAAAGAATATGATCAAGTGTATTTTTATCATAAGATTTGTGAAAGATAAGAATTCAAGACAGGGATGAATATTCATTTGCCAGTAGGAACAAAGGAGTTCAGTTAATTTTTGCCAATAGTACAAAGAGAAAAATCAGCATTACGCATAAATGTCGTTATGGTCCCACTTGTGGAGAGTTGAGATCAAATGAAAATTATGTCACCAAATGATAACATTACTGGACACCACAAATATTATATAAGAGCTTATTTCACATTAATTTAGGATGGGTTTGGCTCTTGTTAGTTTATCAACCTACCATTTGATAAGCAGGTAAAGCTAAAGAGATCAAGAATTTAAACAAAAATATCTTTGACACTGTGTTCCAAACCGTTTGAAAATTAGTGCTATGAATAAAGAAACTAAAAATGTAACAGGAATACAACGATACAAGTAAGATCACCATGTAATATTCACCCTTCCCTCAAAGTTTGAGTAAAGTATTAATCTTGGTCACTACCTGCACCCGTTTGTTTCTAGAATACTGTTCCACCCCATTAAATCTGCTACCACTAAACTGTATCAAAAAAACTGATTAGGTTTCAGTTGGTAGTGTATACAAgatacaaaataaaattttcacaaaTCCTTTACCTGCAGATCATTGGTCAGAGGAGCTGAATACATTCCTCCAGAAGAGACCGTAATAACACGAGAATCTGGCGCAGCCTTTTCCAACAAGGGCATCAATGATTCTGTCAAGGTATAGGTGCCAAGAACATTTACAGCAAAGTTCAACTCGTATCTGATCTTACAGAAAAAATATATATCAGGAAAAGTAATTAATTATAACATCAGTTAAGCTACATAGTAGgttaattaactaaaaattatTAGTCTGTTCTTAAGCAGCATTCCAAAAGTTACCCTTCTGATGTTGTGATGCGATTATTCTCCATTAAACCAGCATTATTAACCTGAAGTAATAAAGCATCATCAGGAAGTTATGACAATACTGCAGAAATATATCACCTAGTttatgtctgaagcagaaacAAGAACATTAAAGAAGTTAAGGGTGATGAATGGTGCTGTGTGGGTGGGTGCATAGAAGGTATATTGACAAAGTGTACAGCTACTTAGCCATGGAGCTTATACTAGCTACTTATATAATACATGTATAGAAAAAGACAAAGTAGTTTAGAGGTTATTTAGTAGGTTAAAAAAAACTAATTGTGCTTTCTTTGAGGAGAATTGTAGTGGGAAAGAACTTACCAGCACATGAACAGGAACATCTTTCTCAGAAAATCTGGAACCAAGTGAATTGATTTCCCTGGGAGAAGAAAGATCACAGACCTGCAGGTTAAATTTGTAAGCACACCGGAAGGATTGGAAAACTTTCAGCTGCACCATTGAGGTCAGAGGTATATGTAAATCTACTTGAGCAAGGGGTCATAATCCAGAGTCAGAGCAAGGGTAGCAGTTAGTACATTAGCTGGCGAAGTACATTTGTTTAATGAGTACTTGGTAGTACAAACTGGATTATATGGGTATTCTCAAATCTGATAGGTTGATCTGAAAGAATAATAATTTCCTGTTACATTTAGGTTTAAGTTTAGGCCATATTGATTCAACCGCCATACAATAGATCCAACCAGTGAAATTTGGCCTTGCGGCTTGCGTAATATTGTGACCTTTAAAGTTGACACTTTAAGCTCTTTCAATATCTCCTTTTTTCGTAAGTGGCTGAAATGCAGCATCATGGGGGTCACTCTGGCTGGATATGAAAGCCACATAactttaatattataatatatatgtatacatatatatatatatatggaagcTGTGTAGATAAGAAAAACGTCATAAGAAAAACCTCAAATTATTAATAAGCATTACTCTAGTAACAAGGCGGAGATGGTTGAGTTGATCCAAGGCGCGCGTGGGTTTAAATCCAATTCTCAACATTGATTATTGTTGCTTTTTTGTCAAAAAAGTTATAATCCAACAGTATGGATTTATTGAATCCCTCTATGCAATGTTGACacagaaaaaaaaaattctctTGCTCGTTAATCCAATTTTGCACAAGCATATGTCAATATGCATACCATTCCACCAAGGTCTCCCCCCCCCCCCGGTCCTCCTTCCTCCCTCCCTGTCCGCTCCCTCTCCCTCCGTTGGTCTTGACAATATAATACAAAAGCATCGAACTTGATCAACATATATCCAGTTCACTGTGCAACTCTAACAACATTCATTTATGGAAACAGGAAATTTTGATATGTGGACATTCAGAATGTCCTTAGTTTGAAGGATTTGGAGACTATAACGAGTTTTGTGGGCTATATCTATAGTAATTGGGCCAGAAACATAATTTCATGGGCTTTCTCCATCTTAATCGTGACTACAAAGTTTTGACATATCTTAGCCTATTGCAAGCTTTATAGAATATAATAATCAATTAATCATAAAACTGGCGGGTACTAAATTCTAGTTACATCTCTATTGACTGAAGTATAACGAAAAAAGCATTTTTAAGATGTCATCACCCTTCTTAAGTAGAACGATGACAACCACACAGTTCCTACTAAATGTTAGAGAGTTGTATGGAAGATAGTATTATCATTTGAGGATGTGTATGTTAAGAGAATGCTTACATCTGATGTAGGAGAAGGGTGGAAAAAAGGTAAAACCAGAGGGACAAAACCTATCTGTGCGCAGAGAATCGGTTCAGTCACAAATAAATcctcaaatttatttatttttttaaatcaattcatAGCATTCATATCCTCCAATATTACAATTACAATAAGTTAAATAATAATCCTGACTTGAACCCGGGATCTTCTTGGAAATGGGAAGAACAAGTAAAAGCCCAGACTTGAAGAACAAGTAAACATGGATCCTAGACAAAAGGAAACAAATCCTTTCATTATTATTAGTTAATTTCTATTACTTATCTACTAACATAGATCTATTTTGAATAATATTCCTTGCTAGacaatattaattttaatttacaaaacatatatataaatatctaactaaattattatatataataaataacaagtacttcaattattttatgcTCCACATCATTATCAATGCATAGGCCGTCAATTGTATTCATAATCTTTTACTTTCAATTATAATTATTAAGTTGCCAACTATAACTACAGATACTTTATATATAAAAGTTCTTGTTTACTAGGTCTGATGGATCATAAACTAGAAAAATCAGAGCTACTTCTATATACAGGAGCAGagatattttgattttattgaaCAATATAATGGCCTCCCTTCACAAGTTCCAGCTCCAGCAAAAAACAGTTAAAAGTAGAAATGACTACTGAACAGTGGATATAATATTTAAAGTTAGAACTGATTTGAAAAGGCTGGAGACAAATATATTAAAAGTTACACAGAGAACCAATTACCTCTAAATAAACATTTTTGTTTCCTGTCACTGACTGAATTTCTGAAAGAGCAGCTTCTCCCCTTTCCTTGTTACGACAAACCATGTAGACAGTAGCTCCACTACAGTAAGTATAaaagaaaatattattaaacACATGGGTAAAGTTTTAATGACCACAATGCAATGCTAAGAAAGCATTGGTAATATGATTTAGATTcaatttaaaaagaaaaaaaaataaaaataattgagACGTGAATTTAACACCGTGAAGCGAGGCCCTCAGCAGTTGCATAACCAATGCCTGAATTTGCTCCCGTGACAATGCAATTTTTCCCTTGTATGTGAATTTGCATATCTTCTGCTTTGAACTTCTTTGAGTGTTCCCTGTAACATGAATAAACCAGATACTAAAATTATGAATGTTACTATATCAAATCTAAATAAAAACATATATCACGAATCAAATGCTCTATGATACACTTTAAGAATGTTAGTGTAGTAATCATTTCCGGTTCCAGTACTATTACATCAGCAATATCATTGCAATTGGATTTTAACATGTCCCCATGTATATACAAAATCATAAAGATGTGAACAATTAAACATGGATTACCCAAAACATCTTCACACACAAGAAAATACTTAAAAAAATTCTTCCTACTTCGCGTTAAAATTGTATTTTAAGGTATCTAAACGATCACAGATATCAAAAAGTaacaaaattcaaaaaaaaaatatacaagAGATTAATCATAATACATTACCTAATTACCAAATGTATCATCATAATTCATATAAAAAAGTGAAGTTAAAAGAGGGTAGGGGGGCATACAAGAAGCTAGACTTGGTGAAGTTGAGGTACCCATATAACCCAAAAGCTGTTGCTCTCCATGTCTGTAAATGAAACGTAATGCTTGTTACAAAAGAATATTACACACTATTATAAACATAcaagagagagaggagagggagggagggagagagagagggagagagggagggagagagagagagagagagagagagagagagagagagagagagccttGAGAAGGAACATGGTGAGTGGTATGAGGGAGATGGTGATTCCAAATTGAAGTGTTAGATTTGCTTGATGTTTTGTTAATGCAGTGCTGCCAGTATTACTTCGGGGAAATACGTGCAGAGACCACTGTTTTGCTAGTTTACACAATAGCTCTATCATTCCCCTCTTTCTTCTTCCTTCTTGTGATTAGACGCGGACTATTAAATCACCATAAGTACTTTCACTGAATTTTCAGTGTTTAATACCCGATGATCCTATAAATTATAATCCTCCTCgtctcttctcttctcttctcttctcatttcattttattttattatttatattttttttaaaaaaaacttaattTTAACATAACTCTTAAATAAACGTGCCGTGTACATAAACTCTTAAAAAATCATTCATTTTAACCCTTAAACTATAAGATTTATATGATTTATTTATTCTTATGTTAAAAAAATTCAATACACCTTAAAGGTAACAATGTCCACAATCATATATTTTAAGAGTAACAATGTTCGTTAAATTTTTCATGTCATTTTTTGTTTATCAAATAATAGGGGGTTACTATAATGTTTATGGAACTCACCAAACTTTTTCAAAACAAAAGACTAGAAAATGCTCTATCATACATATCATCACCACAACCACCATCTCCTACTAAATCTTTATTCCCAAACCTCTATTACCACCGTAACCGTCATAACCACTCCATTAAATTAATAGATCTGAAGAGGACTTACCATATATGATTTGTATTTTTCTTTAGACTACATTTAGATATAGAAGCAAAGTCGATAAGAGGAATAACGATTTTGATCTAAAAAAGTACAGTTAAAAATGGGATAACAACGGAGATGATGTCTTGATGACTGAGAATATACTGTCGACGGGGACAAAAGAAGAGGAGAAAGAGTGTAAAGAGAGACGTTGACAAAAGAAGAAAGAAAGAGACGTTGGATAGACAGAGGGATAGAAAGAAAGTATAAGAGGGATAGAAAGAAAGTATAAGAGAGTATAAAGTGTGTGCACatatttttgtttgttttttatatataataaaatatg is a genomic window containing:
- the LOC141712828 gene encoding uncharacterized protein LOC141712828, with protein sequence MIELLCKLAKQWSLHVFPRSNTGSTALTKHQANLTLQFGITISLIPLTMFLLKTWRATAFGLYGYLNFTKSSFLEHSKKFKAEDMQIHIQGKNCIVTGANSGIGYATAEGLASRGATVYMVCRNKERGEAALSEIQSVTGNKNVYLEVCDLSSPREINSLGSRFSEKDVPVHVLVNNAGLMENNRITTSEGYELNFAVNVLGTYTLTESLMPLLEKAAPDSRVITVSSGGMYSAPLTNDLQFSGSRFNGVEQYSRNKRVQVALTEKWAETYGPKGIGFYSMHPGWAETPGVSKSLPSFSESFAGKLRTREEGADTVIWLALQPKEKLVPGGFYFDRAEAPKHLISAATRGSHSAIDSILECLHPMSGISS